A window of Apium graveolens cultivar Ventura chromosome 8, ASM990537v1, whole genome shotgun sequence contains these coding sequences:
- the LOC141678248 gene encoding early nodulin-like protein 18 — MEQSSKSLGLMVIYGTLLALVSVYIGSVEAYKNYTVGDSLGWYDTLEKPNVNYQKWVAGKTFSLGDFLIFKTDSNHSVIQTYNFTTYKLCDFDDALSNDTTQWSSTDPSAASPNSVYLPVPLVKVGMTYFFSSDYDGEQCKNGQHFKINVTYGQGLPKSLKEPADEAPGPADPESGDDQPTPATSVPSSFNNPRDISSDDDDDKDDKKSSDSVSLAPFLKLYGGLLNGFLVLMGTLYIF, encoded by the exons ATGGAACAAAGTAGCAAATCATTAGGCCTAATGGTAATTTACGGTACTCTTTTGGCTCTTGTATCTGTGTATATAGGATCTGTTGAAGCTTACAAGAACTACACAGTTGGTGATTCTCTGGGATGGTATGATACTCTTGAGAAGCCAAATGTCAATTATCAGAAATGGGTTGCTGGCAAGACTTTCAGTCTTGGAGATTTCCTTA TTTTTAAAACAGACAGTAACCACTCTGTTATTCAGACCTACAACTTCACCACATACAAGCTCTGTGATTTTGATGATGCCTTGAGTAATGATACTACTCAATGGTCATCGACTGATCCATCAGCAGCGTCGCCAAATTCTGTCTACTTGCCTGTTCCGCTTGTCAAGGTCGGAATGACATATTTTTTCTCTAGTGATTATGACGGTGAACAATGCAAAAATGGCCAACATTTTAAGATAAATGTAACATACGGTCAAGGATTGCCTAAGAGTTTAAAAGAACCTGCTGATGAAGCTCCAGGACCCGCTGATCCAGAATCCGGTGATGACCAACCTACTCCTGCTACTTCAGTACCTTCCAGTTTTAATAATCCCCGTGACATAAGTAGCGATGATGATGATGACAAAGATGACAAGAAATCATCGGACTCAGTGTCACTAGCACCATTTTTGAAGCTCTATGGTGGGCTACTGAATGGATTCTTGGTTTTGATGGGGACTTTATACATATTTTAA
- the LOC141680080 gene encoding protein NRT1/ PTR FAMILY 4.5-like, which yields MIQSLAVVKTEEGKYDLFSQSTTRRDGKGGYRATMFVYVLGSLENIGFIANMATLVLYFHLEMHFDLSTAANTLTNFLGSTFLLTIVGGFISDTYLNRLYTCLLFGLLELMGLTLLTIQAYSDDLQPDACGAENSSCIKGVDALMFYVSLCLMALGAGGLKGSLPALGADQFDAKDPKGAQSLASYFSWYQLSVTFGSIIGVTGVVHVSMNIEWYWGFFIGLVAAFVGFVVLALGKPFYRIQPLASSPIIKIFQVIAVAIKNRSLTLPDDHMKLHEIEDTERDISDVKILHTNQFSMLDKAAIIPEGMKPEPWKVCTVTQVEEVKILTRMLPIIASTIIMNTCLAQLQTFSVIQGIYTDPTLGSLEIPTASIPVIPLLFMSILLPIYEFIIVPFARRFTGHPNGITQLQRVGVGLVLSVISMAIAGIVEVKRRNQFYENPLQRISLFWLAFQYGVFGIADMFAMVGLMEFFYKEAPSGMRSLSTSFALISLSFGYFLSTAFVSIINSVTKKITPSKQGWLHGQDINHNNLNLFYWFLAIISALNFVIYIYCAKWYKCKEETPEAEPDTEEKLRN from the exons ATGATTCAATCTCTTGCTGTGGTAAAAACA GAGGAAGGAAAGTATGATTTGTTCTCACAGAGCACAACTAGGAGGGATGGAAAAGGCGGATATCGAGCAACCATGTTTGTCTATG tGCTGGGATCCTTAGAGAACATTGGCTTCATTGCCAACATGGCCACATTGGTTCTTTACTTCCATCTGGAGATGCACTTTGATCTCTCAACTGCTGCCAATACTCTTACAAACTTCTTAGGCTCAACCTTCTTGCTCACGATCGTGGGAGGTTTCATCTCAGACACTTACTTGAACCGTCTATACACATGCTTACTCTTCGGACTCCTTGAGCTAATG GGTCTAACACTGCTAACTATACAAGCTTATTCTGATGACTTGCAACCTGATGCTTGCGGCGCTGAAAACTCTTCTTGCATCAAAGGTGTAGATGCTCTTATGTTTTATGTATCTCTATGCCTAATGGCACTAGGTGCGGGCGGACTTAAAGGATCTCTTCCTGCACTCGGTGCAGATCAGTTCGATGCTAAAGATCCCAAAGGAGCTCAATCCCTTGCAAGCTATTTCAGCTGGTATCAGCTAAGTGTAACCTTTGGATCCATCATCGGTGTGACTGGTGTTGTGCACGTCAGCATGAACATAGAATGGTATTGGGGATTTTTCATTGGCTTGGTAGCAGCTTTTGTGGGTTTTGTGGTGCTTGCACTGGGAAAGCCTTTCTACCGCATCCAACCCCTTGCCAGCAGCCCTATCATCAAGATTTTTCAAGTAATAGCAGTTGCAATTAAAAACAGAAGCTTGACATTACCGGATGACCATATGAAGCTACATGAGATTGAGGATACAGAAAGGGATATTTCTGATGTCAAGATTTTACATACTAACCAGTTTAGCATGCTAGACAAGGCGGCAATCATACCCGAGGGTATGAAACCAGAGCCATGGAAAGTCTGTACAGTCACTCAAGTAGAAGAAGTAAAGATTCTCACCAGAATGTTGCCAATAATAGCTAGTACAATTATCATGAACACATGTTTAGCACAATTGCAGACATTTTCGGTGATCCAAGGCATCTATACTGATCCCACTCTCGGTTCTCTAGAAATTCCTACTGCCTCTATTCCGGTCATTCCTCTGCTTTTCATGTCAATCCTCCTTCCAATCTATGAGTTCATTATCGTCCCGTTTGCCAGAAGGTTCACTGGCCACCCCAACGGAATCACACAGCTGCAACGCGTTGGGGTAGGCCTTGTTCTCTCCGTGATATCCATGGCTATAGCTGGCATTGTTGAGGTTAAGAGGAGAAATCAGTTCTATGAAAACCCATTACAGCGCATCAGTCTTTTTTGGCTAGCATTCCAGTACGGTGTGTTTGGGATTGCGGATATGTTTGCAATGGTTGGACTAATGGAGTTCTTCTACAAAGAAGCTCCGTCTGGGATGAGATCGCTTTCTACTTCGTTTGCACTCATTTCATTGTCCTTTGGCTACTTCTTAAGTACAGCATTCGTCAGCATCATAAACTCCGTAACCAAGAAAATTACACCAAGCAAACAAGGCTGGTTACATGGCCAGGATATAAACCACAACAATTTAAATCTGTTCTACTGGTTTTTAGCTATTATCAGTGCCCTTAACTTCGTAATTTACATCTATTGTGCTAAATGGTACAAATGCAAAGAAGAAACGCCTGAAGCTGAGCCCGATACAGAAGAAAAACTCAGGAATTGA
- the LOC141678247 gene encoding 7-deoxyloganetic acid glucosyltransferase-like: protein MEHEADQILSPHVLIMPIPLQSPVNCMLKLAELLCMADLHVTFLNIDHFHSRLLRHTDVESRFLQYPRFHFETISDGLPEDHPRCADKFYEMTDAMVNVVRPLLMERLKCGSLSSKSSEAALPVTCIISEAIIGFAVEIAQQIDVPLLYFDTTGPCSVWTCLCLPKLIETGEVPFTDDDMDASIRCVPGMESFIRRRDLPQFCRVTDISDPSIQLVLTEVKQLRKAAGVILNTFEHLDKAVLSRIGTLCPNLYAVGPLHSLYNTKLAASIKSPRPHSTNSLWKEDRSCLTWLDAQLPRSVIFVSFGSQVAITINQKMELWHGLVKSETRFLWIIRQGSIIGETTEDVELLERCTKERGCIVSWAPQEEVLRHEAIGGFFTHSGWNSTLESIVEGVPMICWPHFVDQQVISRYTDAVWKIGLDMKDVFDRIIIEKMVRELMIFRRIEFLESADKIAKLAKESVTEGGSSCRNLDRLIEDIRSMSLPSPKLSGNLHIQ, encoded by the exons ATGGAACATGAAGCAGATCAAATCCTCTCACCCCATGTTCTAATCATGCCAATACCATTACAAAGCCCTGTCAATTGCATGCTAAAGCTAGCTGAGCTTCTTTGCATGGCTGATCTTCATGTCACATTTCTTAATATTGACCATTTCCACAGCCGTCTCCTGCGCCACACAGATGTTGAATCTCGTTTTTTGCAATATCCAAGGTTTCATTTCGAGACTATCTCTGATGGCCTTCCGGAAGATCACCCTCGCTGCGCTGATAAATTTTACGAGATGACGGATGCTATGGTAAATGTAGTACGGCCACTTCTTATGGAGAGGCTAAAATGTGGAAGCTTGAGTAGCAAATCTTCCGAGGCTGCTTTACCTGTTACATGTATTATTTCCGAAGCCATTATAGGATTTGCTGTTGAAATTGCACAGCAAATTGATGTTCCACTTCTTTACTTTGATACAACTGGTCCTTGTTCTGTTTGGACTTGTTTATGCCTTCCTAAACTCATTGAAACAGGGGAGGTTCCTTTTACAG ATGATGACATGGACGCTAGTATAAGATGTGTACCAGGCATGGAAAGCTTTATCCGGCGTCGTGATCTCCCTCAATTTTGTCGAGTTACTGACATTTCAGATCCTTCCATTCAGTTGGTACTGACAGAAGTAAAGCAATTACGCAAAGCAGCAGGCGTCATACTCAACACGTTTGAACACCTAGACAAAGCTGTACTCTCTCGAATTGGAACTCTCTGTCCGAACCTCTATGCTGTTGGTCCTCTACATTCACTCTACAACACAAAACTTGCAGCATCCATAAAGTCTCCACGGCCTCATTCCACAAATAGTCTTTGGAAAGAAGACAGGAGCTGCTTAACCTGGCTCGATGCACAACTACCAAGAAGTGTAATATTTGTTAGCTTTGGGAGTCAGGTGGCCATCACAATAAACCAAAAGATGGAGTTATGGCATGGTTTAGTGAAAAGTGAAACACGATTCTTATGGATCATCCGCCAGGGATCTATTATTGGAGAAACAACTGAGGATGTGGAACTCTTGGAGAGGTGTACAAAAGAGAGGGGCTGTATTGTTAGTTGGGCACCGCAGGAAGAGGTGCTACGCCATGAAGCAATTGGGGGATTTTTCACGCATAGTGGATGGAATTCAACTCTAGAGAGTATTGTTGAGGGTGTGCCAATGATTTGTTGGCCACATTTTGTGGATCAGCAAGTGATTAGTAGGTACACTGATGCGGTATGGAAAATTGGACTTGACATGAAAGATGTGTTTGATAGAATCATAATCGAGAAGATGGTAAGGGAACTTATGATATTCAGGAGGATTGAGTTCCTAGAATCAGCTGACAAGATTGCAaaattggcaaaagagagtgtaACTGAAGGTGGGAGTTCATGTCGTAATCTGGATAGGCTAATTGAGGACATAAGATCGATGAGCTTACCATCTCCGAAGCTATCTGGGAACTTACATATTCAATAA